GAGACGTTCGCCAGCAGGACGGCGGCGACCGGACCGATCCAGGCGGCGGTGAGGAAGAGCACCGGCGGGCGCACCCGCTTGATGATCGGGCCCGCCAGCAGGGAGCCGACCAGTCCGCCGACGCCGGCGATCGAGAGCAGCATGCCGGTGAAGGCCGGGGACGCGCCCCGGCTCTCGGCGGTGGCGATCAGCGCGAGGAAGACTCCGGTGTGGGTGAACGCCATGTTCGAGCCCATGATCCAGATGATCAGGAGGCGCAGGACCGGCTGCCGGGCCAGGAACTTGAAGCCCTCCACCGCGTGGCGCTTCTCCCCCGGTGCCGCGTTCTCCACCTTGAGGGGCTTGCGGATGAACAGCAGCAGCACCGTGGAGACCAGGAAGGCCACGGCCGAGCTCAGGAACGGGAACGCCCGGCCGACCGCGAAGAGCGAGCCGCCCAGCGGCGGGCCGCCCATGGTCGCCGCGAAGTACCGGACCTGGTTCTGCGCCGTCGCCTGGGTGAGCTGCGACGGAGGCACCAGCTGTTTGATGACCGCGAGCCCGGTCGGGTTCGAGACGCCCAGGCAGACCGCCGAACCGACGGCGATGCCGAAGATGATGAACGGGTTGGTGTCCTCGGTCCAGATGAGCAGGGCGAAGAGCCCGAGCAGGACGACGCGGACCAGGTTGCAGACGATGAGGATCATCCGCCGGTCGACCCGGTCGGCCAGGGTTCCGCCGGGGATCGACATGACGCTCGCCGTGAGCAGCTGGGCCGATCCCACGGCACCCGCGTAGAAGGCGGAGCCGGTGGTGGTCAGGATCAGCAGCGGATAGGCGACCTCCGCGGCCTCCTTGGCCAGGGCGGCGAACGCCTCGGAGGTCCACAGCGCCTGGAAGTTGCCGTTGCGCAGCAGCGGGGTCTCCGCGGTCGCCGCGTCCGGGGCCGCCGTCGTCACGGCTGCGGGATCAGGGGTGTCGACCCCGCCCGGTGGTTTGTCGGACATCGTCATCTCTTTCCCTGCTCGGCCGAGGCTTCGGCCGGAAGTGCATGCGCCAGCTTCAGCGCCAGATCGCCCGCGTACGGGCCGGTGAGCATCGACCAGTGGTCGCCGCCGACCGGCTCGACCCGGATCCCGTCCCCGTAGAGCCCGGACAACCGGCCGCGCAGCCGGTCCGCCTCCGCCGGCCCGCTCGACGCCTTGAAGAGCACGACCGGGCACGCGACGGGGCGAGGCCGGTAACGCAGCAGCGTCGCCTGATTGGCGACGAACTGCCTGCGCAGGGCCGTGCTGCGCCCAAGGCGTCGTCCCATCGGGCCGATTCCGAGCAGCGCCTCGGCCTGGGACCGCAGCCCGGCGCGCAGGAACTCGGGGGCGAAGGACACCGGCAGACCCCCGGTGTCCGGGACGAAGCCGTCCAGGCACACGAGGAGGTCCACACGCTTGCCGAGCCGTGCGAGGCGGTACGCCATCTCATGGGCGACGACCGCGCCGAACGACCATCCGCCGAGCGTGTAGGGGCCCTCGGGCTGGGTGCGGAGCAGCGCGGTGACGTGGTCGGCCGCGATGGCCGGGATCGTGCGGGTGCGCGGACCCCCGGGGTCCTCCAGTCCGAGGACCGGCCGGTCCTCGGCGAGGGGCGCCAGCAGGGCGGCCAGTTCCCGGTAGGGGAGTGCGGTGCCCGTGGCGTCCGCGACGAGGAAAACCGGCCGGCCCGGACCGCCTTCGGCCAGGGTGGCGACCCCCGGGACCGGGAGAGTGCCCGTCGCCGCCGGGGCGGGCCGCGCGGGCGACTGCCGCTCGACGGTCTCGACGAGCCGGCCGAACGACGGCGCACGGGAGAAGTCGGTCACGGACAGCACGCAGCCGGTGAGCTCCCTGACCTGGGCCGTCAGGGTGACGGCCATGAGCGACTCGCCGCCCAGGGCGAAGAAGCTGTCGTCGTCGAGCGCCACCGGGACGCCGAGGGTGCGGCACCACAGCTCCGCCAGCACGGCACGCGTGTCGGGCCGTCGGGCCGGTGACGAGGCCGGTGACGGCGCCGATACCGATGCCGGGGCGCGCGGTGCCACCGGCGCGGGCGGGAGGGCCTCGTCCGCCTGTTCCGGGTCCTCTCCGAGGAACTGGTATCCCGGCAGGGAGCAGCGCGACGGCCTCTCCTCGCCGGCTCCGGGCGCCGTGTCGAGCACGTCCTCCAGCGCGCGGTCGGCGCCGAGTTCCCACAGGGTGGCCAGCGCCCTCAGCAGCCCCGCCTCGGCCGGGTCCTCGCGCCGGGAGGTCAGCGGCACCGCGGTGAAGGAGCTGTCCCAGCCGGGGGTGCGGCGCAGGCCGCCGATCATCGAGCTGCCGGGGCCCAGTTCGACGTACGTCGTGCAGCCCGAGCCGAGCAGGGTGCTCATCGCCTCCCCGAGGAGGACGGGCCTGCGCAGTTGCGCGGCCCAGTAGCCGGGGTCCGTCACCTCCTGCGGATCGGCCCGTCGTCCGGTGGTGCCGGATATGAGGGGCTGCCGCGGAGGACGGACGGGCATCGACGAAATGGCGGCCCGTACCTCCTCGGCAGCCCCGTCCATGGCCTTCGAGTGGAAGGCGCGCCGGGTGTGGATCAGGGTGGTCCCGAGTCCGGCCAGGCGGTCGCCCGCGAGCAGCTCCGTCATCGCCGCCTCGGGTCCGGACAGGACGACGGAGCCGGTGGCCTCGACGGCGACGGTGACCTCGCCGTCCCCGGGCAGCCGGGGGACGACCTCGTCGGCGGAGGCGGCGACGCTCACCATGCGGCCGGGCTCGGTGTCCCACATCGCCCGGGCGCGGCGGTGCACCAGGTCCGCGGCGTCCTGCGGGGCCCAGACCCCGGCGAGCGCGGCGGCCACGTACTCGCCGATGCTGTTGCCCAGCATCGCGGCCGGGCGGATGTTCCATGCCTGAAGCTGGCGTCCGAAGGCGTAGCCGAGTGCGAACAGGCCCAGTTGCTGGTGGACGGTGTCGGCGAACCAGTCCTGGTCCGCCGGGTCGGTGACGACCGGGGTGAGGTCGATGTCGTGCGCGTCGCGCACGCCCTTGCGTATCTCGTCGAACTCCGCCCGGAATCCCGGCAGCAGCTGGTACGCGGCGGTGCCCGCGCCGTGCCGCAGGGTGCCCTGGCCGGGGAAGAGGAAGGCGACCTTGCCCAGCTTCCGCGGGGGCGGCCCGGGCTGCGCCGCGCCTCGCAGGAGTCGCGCCGCCGCCGCGGGGTCCGCCGCGACCAGTGCCTTGCGGTGCCGGTGCACGCGCCGCTCGGCGAGGGTGCGGGACACCTCGGCGAGCGTGGGAGCCGCCTTGCCGGGGGCGGCCGCTTCGAGCCGGTCGGCGAGCGCCCCGGCCAGCCGTCCGAGCGCGTCCGGTGAGGCCGCCGACAGGGTGAGCGGGCGGAAGCCGGGACGTCCCTTGCGCGGAGCGCGGCTCGGAGCCCCCTGGAGGAGGACGTGGGCGTTGGTGCCGCCCACACCGAAGGAGCTGACTGCCGCGAGCCGGGTCCCGCGGTCGGGCCAGGGCTCGTTGGCCGCGGCGATCCGGAAGGGCGAAGTCTCCAGTTCCAGAAGCGGGTTGGGGCCGGTGAAGTGGGCGGTGGGCACGATCTGCCCCCGCTCCAGCATCAGCACGGTCTTGATCAGCCCCGCGACGCCGGCCACGACCCCGGTGTGCCCGATGTTCCCCTTGACCGCGCCCAGCAGGCACTGCCCGGTGGTGCCTGCGGAGTCGCGGAAGACATCGGTCAGCGCCTCCACCTCGATCGGGTCGCCGAGCCGGGTCGCCGTACCGTGCGCCTCCACGTAGTCGATGTCCGCCGGATCGATCCCGGCGATCCGCTGGGCGGCGCGGATCACCTCGCTCTGGCCGGGGACGGACGGCGCGGTGTACGCCATCTTGTCCGAGCCGTCGTTGTTGATCGCGGTGCCCGCGATCACCCCGGCTATCCGGTCGCCGTCACGCAGCGCGTCCGCGAGCCGCTTGAGCACGACCACGGCGACACCCTCGGCGGGCACGGTGCCCCCGGCCTGCTCGTCGAACGGCCGGCAGCGCCCGTCGGGCGAGAGGATGCCGCCCTGCTCGAACAGGTATCCCCACTCGCCCCTGGGCATCACGGTGACGCCCCCGGCGAGTGCCGCGTCGCACTCGCCGCCGGCCAGGGCCCGCGCGGCGAGGTGCACTGCGGTCAGCGAGGTCGAGCAGGCCGTCTGGACGGTGAGCGCGGGGCCGCGCAGACCCAGCTTGTAGGCCACGCGCGTGGCGAGGAAGTCCTTCTCCTGGCCGATGTACAGGGCGAGTTCGCTCAGCGAGCCGTCGGCCCGGCGGCCGACCCGGTCGGCCCCCGCGTAGACCCCGATCCGGCCCGGGAACCGGGTGGGATCGATGCCCGCGTCGTCGACGGCGGTGGTCGCGCACTCCAGGAAGACACGCTGCTGCGGGTCCATCGCCGCGGCCTCGGCCCGGCTGTAGCGGAAGTACGGCCAGTCGAAACGGCGGGACCCGGTGATGACCCCCATGGCCGGGACGAAGTTCTCCCTGCGCACGTATTCCGGGTCCGCCCCCTGGGCCAGCAGCCACTTGGGGGTGAACCGGCTGATCCCGTCCACGCCGCCGGTCAGCGCCGCCCAGTACCGGTCCGTGTCGTCGGCGCCCGGCAGCCTGCATGCCATGCCGACCACGGCCACGGCGTTCTCCGTCGGCACGCTCACACCCCCAGGTCGACGTAGAGGTGGTCGAGGCCCACGTACGAGAGGTTGGGGCCCCAGACGGCGGCCTCGCCGGCGAGCCGGGCGTCGGGGAACCGCTTCGCGAACCGGCGCAGCAGCACGGCCGCCTCCAGACGGGCGAGCGGCGCGCCGACGCAGTAGTGCGGTCCGTGGCCGAAGACGAGGTGCTGCTCCGGGCGTCCCGCCCCCTCGTCCGTCCCGCTCACGGCTGCGGCTCCGGTGACCGGGCAGCCGGTGGCCGGGGTAGCGGGTTCCCCTTCCGTGAGCAGCCCGTCGCCGGTGAGGCTGACGAGCACCAGATCGCCTTCCTTCAGCCGGCTCCCGCCGACCTCCTGGTCGTAGGCGACGACACGTCCGAGGTGCCTCAGCGGGGGCCTCGCCACGAGCACGGACTCCACGAGCGCCTCCACGGCGCCCTCCCGCTCCTCGCGGACCGCGTCCCAGACGGCCTTGTCGCCGAGCGCGGTCAGGATGACCGAGCCGAGGAGGGACGCCGTCGTCTCCAGTCCGCCGAAGAGGTTCATCGCCCAGGTCGCGGTCGTACGGGCACGGTCGAGCGGGGTGTCACGCGGGAAGGCCGCGGGGGCGGAGGCCCGGGACAGCGCCTCCGCCATCTCCTCCATCGCGGTGTGCGCCCCCTCCGCGTGGTCGCGCCGGTACATGGCGCCGATGAACAGGGACAGTGCCCGCGACCAGCGGTGCAGCACCGCCGGCTGCTCACCGACTCCGACCACGTGCGCCATGACCTTGCCGGAGATGCCGTCGGCGACCGTCGGCATCACGTCGTGCGGCCGGGCCGCGGCGAGATCGTCGAGGCACTCCTCGGTGATCTCCTCGATCCGCGGAGCGAGGGAGCGGACGTACGACGCGGACATGATCCGCTGCACGGGGCGGCGCAGCGCCGCGTGCTCCGGGGCGTCGGTCTGGACGAACCAGAGCCGCAGGAAGTCCGTGAGTTCGCGGTACTCCTCGCGCGACGCCTCCGTCATGTACAGCTGGAAGGAACGCTCGAAGGTCCCGGAGGTGAAGCCGGTGTGGTTGAGGATTTGCCGGGCCAGCCCGGGGTCGGCGACGACCCAGCACTCCAGCCCTTCGTCCCACTCCGGGGCCCCGGCGCCGTCCGGCAGGGACAGCGACGGGGCCTTCGTCCGTGTGCGGTTCACTCGGCGCCGGCCTTCTCCACGAGTGCCCGGAGACCGTCCGGTGTCGGGGCCAGCAGGAAGTCGCGCAGACGTACGCTCACTCCCAGTTCCGCCTTGAGCCTGCGCATGAGCCGGACCGCGCCGAGGGAGTTGCCGCCCACCATGAAGAAGTCGGTGTCGCCCGTCACGGCGACGGCCGCCTCGGGGTCCTCGATGACCGCGGTGAACAGCTCCGCGATCCGCTCCGACAGGGAGGGGGTGGGCTCCTCCGCCGGGCCGGGGGCGGTCTGCTCCGTCTCCACCGGTGCGGCCACGGTGCCCGCCCCGGCCCCGGCCACGGGCCGGCCCGCGCGGCCGGCACCGCGCGTGCCGCCAGGGCGCGCAGGTCGACCTTGCCGTTGACGGTCAGGGGGAGGCGGTCCACGACGGCCCAGAGGCTCGGCACCATGTAGGCCGGGAGCCGCTCCTTGAGCAGGGCGCGCAGGGCGACCGCGTCGGTCCCGCCTCCGGGGGTCAGTACCACCGAGGCCACGAGACGCTTCTCCGCGCTGTCGCCGTCCGTGACGTGCACGACGGCGTCCAGCACTCCGGGGTGAGCGGTCAGGACGTCGCCGATCGCGCCCAGCTCGACCCGGTAGCCGCGCAGCTTGACCTGGTCGTCCGCCCGGCCGAGGAAGCGCAGCCGCCCCAGGCCGTCCATCCGTACGACGTCGCCCGTGCGATAGAGGCGTTCGCCGACGTCCGGTGAGAACGTCCCGAACGAGCGCGCCGTCCCGGCCTCGTCGCCGAGGTAGCCGTCGGCCAGCCCGGCACCACCCGCGTAGAGTTCGCCGACCGCTCCCGCCGGCACGATCCGTCGGCGCTCGTCGAGCACGTACACGTGGGTGCCCGGCACCGGGGTGCCGATCGGCAGCGGGCCGTCGACGTCCTCGGGCCGCTCCACCGAGTGGGTGGTGGTGAAGGTGGTGTTCTCCGTCGGCCCGTAGCCGTTGGTGACGACCAGGCCCGGGTGGCGGGTGAGCGCGCGTGCCACGTGGTCGTGCGGTACGACGTCGCCGCCCGTCAGCAACTGGCGCACCCCGGCGAACGAGTCGGGGGCGAACTCCTCGACCAGACGGAACAGGCCCGCGGTGAGCCAGGCGACGGTGATCCCGCGCTCCCGCAGGAAGGCGCCGAGCTCGGTCGGCGAGGCCAGGCCGGGCGGGTGGACCTCAAGGGTCGCCCCGGTCAGCAGCGCACCCCACAGCTCCAGCGTCGAGGCGTCGAAGGCCAGCGGCGACAGCCGCAGCATCCGCTCGCCGGGCCCCAGCCGCACGAAGCCGGCCTCGTGGACCAGCCGGATCACGGCGCGGTGCGGTACGGACACTCCCTTGGGCTCACCGGTCGACCCCGAGGTGAAGGCCACGTAGGCGAGCCGCGCGGGGTCCTCCGGCGCGAACGGCGCGGCGCCGCCCTCGGTGGCGGCGGGCCAGGACGGCTCCCACGTGGCGACCGGGCGGACGCCGAGCGCGGCGGCCCGCGCCGCGGCGGGCCCGGACACCGGCCCCGCCAGCACCGCGGCCGGTGCGGCGCGCGCCACGATCCGGGCCAGATGGGCGTCGGTCACGCCCTGCTCCACACCGACGTACGCCGCGCCCGCCCACTGCACGCCCAGCACGGCGACGGCCTCGGCGACCGACCGGTCCACGCCGACCAGTACCCGGTCGCCCGGTCCGACACCGGCCTCCCGCAGCAGGCGCGCCTGCTCGGCGGCGGCGTCCGCCAGCCGGGCGTAGGTGAGAGCCGACGCCTCGTCGCGGACGGCGACGGCGTCCGGTGTGCGCGCGGCCACCTCCCGGAAGAGCGCGTCGAGGGAGCTGTCGGGGAAGTCGTCGGCCGCCGTGTTGATCCCGTCGAGCCGGGCGCGGCTCGCGGCGGACACGCAGCGGACGTCCTCCAGCCTGGCGGCAGGGTCCGTGGCCAGCTGCTCGACCGCCGCGCGGAAGTCCGCGACGAACGCGCGGGTCTCGTCCTCGGTCCAGACGCTCGTCGCGTACTCCACATGACCGGAGAAGGACGGATCGGCGTGCCCGATGAGCATCGTGAGGTCGAACTGCGAACCGCCGCCGTGCCCTTCCTCGACCCGCAGCCGGACGGAACCCGCGTCCAGTCCCTGTGGCACGAGCTGGTCGTGCATGCCGAAGCAGACCTGCACGAGAGGGTGGCAGCCGAGACCTCGCTCGACACCCACGCGGGCGACCAGCTCCTCGAAGGGCAGGTCCCCGGCGTCGATGCTGCGCCCCAGGGACGCGTGCACCGAGCGGAGATACCCGGCGGCGGTGGCCTCGTCGTCGACGTCGACGCGTACCGGGACCAGGTTGCCCGTCACCGCCACCAGGTGCTCCAGCTCGGAGAACCCGCGGCCGAGCAGCGGCACACCGACGAGCAGACTGCGGCTGCCCGTCCGCCGGCTCAGGGTCAGGCCGAAGGCGCCGAGCAGGAAGGCGTACGGGGTGATGCCGAGTTCCCGCGCCCTCCCGGCCACCGCCGCGGTCGTCCCGGGGCCCAGGTCCAGTGCGCTGCGGCCGCCCGTGGCGTCCTGGACGGCCGGGCGTTGGCGGTCGGCGGGCAGTTCCAGGACCCTGGGCACCCCGTCGAGGTGGCGCTTCCACAGCTCGGCCTGGCTGTCCCACACGCCCGTGGCGCGCAGGGCCTCCTGGCGGCGGGCGAGCACTCCCACCGGTACGTCGGGGCCGAGGTCCGGCTCGGCCGCTCCGTCGGCGAGTGCGCCGTAGCGGGCGAAGACCTCCGTGAGGAGCAGCCCCACCGCCCAGCCGTCGAGCACCATGTGATGAGCGGCCAGGACGACCGCCTCGCCGCCCCCCGGCCGCGAGAAGTGCAGCCACCGGTAGGCGGGGGCCGCGGACAGGTCGAAGGGCCTGCGTCCCTGCCGGGCGCCCTCGTCGCGGACGTACTCCTCGAACCCCGCCGCCGGGCCGTCGTACACGTACGTCGTCAGTTCCGGTACGTGGGCGGAAAGGACCTCGCGCACGACGTCGCTGTCCGTTTCGCGGAAGACGGTGCGCAGCCCCTCGTGGCGGCCGGTGGTCTCGGCCAGTGCCTTCGCGAGGTAGTCCCGGTCCAGAGTGCCGTCCTCGACGAAGCACGTGAACACCAGGTTGTACGGGGAACCGCCGGCCAGGCTCTCGATGAGCCACATCCCGCGCTGCGCGGGGAGAGGGCGCCGTCGTCGGAGACGTCGGCGGCCGCGGGCTCCCCGTCGGTCCCGGTGACCGGTTCCGCGCCGGAGAGCACGGTCGCGAGCGGGGTCTCGCTCAGCAGCGCCGCCGCCGCGATGCGCAGACCCAGCTGTTCCTCGGCCAGTGCGGCCAGGCGCATGGCGCGCAGCGAGTCGCCGCCGAGTGCGATGAAGCTGTCGGTGGCGAAGTCCGCGGGGTCCGTCCCCTCACCGAGGACGGAGACGGCCAGGTCCGCGCAGGTCATCAGACGGCCTCTTCGGTCGCGCGCCGGTTGCGGGCGGCGTCCAGCATGCCGAGGCGGCCGTCGGCGGGGGCGGCGGCCTCCCGCGGCTCCGTTGAGGGGGCCGCGAGCAGGTCCGCCTGGCCTCTCACCGTGGCGGATCTGAAGAGGTCCACCGTCCGCAGCATGCGGCCCGACGCCTGGCTCAGCCGCTCGACGAGCACCACGAGGAGGAGGGAGTCGCCGCCCGACTCGAAGAAGCTGACGTCGTCCTCGATGTCGTCGCTCTGCAGGACCTCCTGCCAGATGGACCGTACGAGGTCGAGCCGCTGGGCGGGGTCGTCGAGATCGATCGCGTCTATGGACTGTTCGAGCACGGTTTCCTCCGGAGAAGTGGCAAGGTCCGCGGCGCTGCGCCGCAGATCCGACAGGAAGGCGGACACGGTGGAGTGGTCGCTGACGTCTGCGGGGTAGTCCAGGGACAGCTCGAGACGCCGTCCGTCGGCACCGTCCTCGACGCGGACGAACAGGGCGAGGTCGTACTTGATGTACAGCGGGTCCAGCGGGCGCAGTCGGCCCGTGACGCCCGGCGCGAGTTCGGGAGCGTGCGGCGCGTCGTCCAGGTTGAGGAGCACCGGGGTCAGGGGCGGCCAGAGGGCGTTGCGGTCGGGATTGAGCTCGGCGGAGATGGCGTCCAGCGGTACGTCGCTGTCCATGAACGCCTCCATGCTGCTGATGCGCGCGTTGCCCAGCAGCTCGCGCCACGTGGTGTCGGGTTCGAGTGACACGCGTAGCACCACGGTGGTGATGAACATGCCGATGACGTCGGCGGCGTCCGGGTGGTCGCGGCCCGGCCAGGCGAAGGCGATGAGGAAGTCCCGCTGGGTGCTGCGGCGGGCCAGGGTCCCGGCCAGCAGCGCGACGCCCAGCATGAAGGTGGTGCAGCCCTCCTCGGACGCCACCGCCAGGGCACCGGCGGTGCGTTCCGGATCGAGGCCGGTAGTGATGGTGGTACCGAGAAGTGACGTTTCCTCTTTGGCGGTGCCGGAGCGCTCGAAGGGGAGCGGCACCTCGGTGGGGGCGCCGCGCAGCCGCTCGACCACCTCCTCGACCTGAGCGGCCACGTCCTGGGCGGACGGTGTGGCGACCACCGAGGCGGGATGCGGAGGGCTGCTCAATTCCGGTTCCACGCCGGCCAGTCCGGCACGGTAGACGGTGAAGATCTCCTCCAGCAGCATCGTGCGTGACAGACCGTCGAACACGATGTGGTGCGAGGTGAGCACCAGGAGGGTGCGATCGGCGCCGATCCGGATGACCTCGGCCCGTGCCGGTGCCTCGGTGGCCAGGTCGAACGGGGTGCCGCACAGAGCCCGCACCAACCGGTCGATCTCGTCCTCGGTCCAGCCCTCGGCGGCCGCGTCGAGGAACCCGGCGTCGGCCGGCTCCTCATGGGTGCTGTACTCGACCCGGCGATGCTTCAGATCAAGCCGGAAGCGGGCGCGTAGCGACGGATGCCTGCCCAGCGCGCGGCGGACCGCCGATACCAGCAGCGGGTGGTCCACCGTCCCGGTGAACTCGACGACCGAGGGGACCAGCTGCGTCGGCCGCAGCAGTTCGTCGCGGTCCAGTACCCACAGGCCCTGTTGCATCGGGGTGGCCGGGTACCAGGGACCATCAGCTAATTCACATTCGGGTAACACTGAGAATTCCCCCCGTGTACGGCCGCCCATGCCCCCAGCCTTCCCGACTCCGAAGTGAGTGGGAAAGGGGCCCGTTCGTAGCCGGGGGGACGCTACGTCACCTGAATATGACGCGTCAAGGGTGATCTTGGCGGCCTCGGTGTAGTCCTTAACGCGCCGAATTCAAAGTTTCGACAAAGTGGCTTGACCCGTGTCACGTGGCCGGAAAGCGATGCCTATTTCCGTGGTTCGCCTGTATGTTGTCCCGCGCCACTCTTCCCACGTGAATTCCGGGAGGTCGGCCCCGAACCGGACGGAAGGACAACAGCAGTTGAAAGTCCACGACGCCC
The DNA window shown above is from Streptomyces sp. Alt3 and carries:
- a CDS encoding MFS transporter; this translates as MSDKPPGGVDTPDPAAVTTAAPDAATAETPLLRNGNFQALWTSEAFAALAKEAAEVAYPLLILTTTGSAFYAGAVGSAQLLTASVMSIPGGTLADRVDRRMILIVCNLVRVVLLGLFALLIWTEDTNPFIIFGIAVGSAVCLGVSNPTGLAVIKQLVPPSQLTQATAQNQVRYFAATMGGPPLGGSLFAVGRAFPFLSSAVAFLVSTVLLLFIRKPLKVENAAPGEKRHAVEGFKFLARQPVLRLLIIWIMGSNMAFTHTGVFLALIATAESRGASPAFTGMLLSIAGVGGLVGSLLAGPIIKRVRPPVLFLTAAWIGPVAAVLLANVSGLIPLGIIVACVFLRGPVTSALFLAYLAAMAPDKVQGRVLGAVMFMSMIAAPIGVFAVGTIFDLAGATWVFTTMAIVSALAALPTLSPVIRKLAPPEHYADAGAAPDAHPTPKET
- a CDS encoding non-ribosomal peptide synthetase yields the protein MWLIESLAGGSPYNLVFTCFVEDGTLDRDYLAKALAETTGRHEGLRTVFRETDSDVVREVLSAHVPELTTYVYDGPAAGFEEYVRDEGARQGRRPFDLSAAPAYRWLHFSRPGGGEAVVLAAHHMVLDGWAVGLLLTEVFARYGALADGAAEPDLGPDVPVGVLARRQEALRATGVWDSQAELWKRHLDGVPRVLELPADRQRPAVQDATGGRSALDLGPGTTAAVAGRARELGITPYAFLLGAFGLTLSRRTGSRSLLVGVPLLGRGFSELEHLVAVTGNLVPVRVDVDDEATAAGYLRSVHASLGRSIDAGDLPFEELVARVGVERGLGCHPLVQVCFGMHDQLVPQGLDAGSVRLRVEEGHGGGSQFDLTMLIGHADPSFSGHVEYATSVWTEDETRAFVADFRAAVEQLATDPAARLEDVRCVSAASRARLDGINTAADDFPDSSLDALFREVAARTPDAVAVRDEASALTYARLADAAAEQARLLREAGVGPGDRVLVGVDRSVAEAVAVLGVQWAGAAYVGVEQGVTDAHLARIVARAAPAAVLAGPVSGPAAARAAALGVRPVATWEPSWPAATEGGAAPFAPEDPARLAYVAFTSGSTGEPKGVSVPHRAVIRLVHEAGFVRLGPGERMLRLSPLAFDASTLELWGALLTGATLEVHPPGLASPTELGAFLRERGITVAWLTAGLFRLVEEFAPDSFAGVRQLLTGGDVVPHDHVARALTRHPGLVVTNGYGPTENTTFTTTHSVERPEDVDGPLPIGTPVPGTHVYVLDERRRIVPAGAVGELYAGGAGLADGYLGDEAGTARSFGTFSPDVGERLYRTGDVVRMDGLGRLRFLGRADDQVKLRGYRVELGAIGDVLTAHPGVLDAVVHVTDGDSAEKRLVASVVLTPGGGTDAVALRALLKERLPAYMVPSLWAVVDRLPLTVNGKVDLRALAARAVPAARAGPWPGPGRAPWPHRWRRSRPPPARRRSPPPPCRSGSRSCSPRSSRTPRRPSP
- a CDS encoding condensation domain-containing protein, whose amino-acid sequence is MGGRTRGEFSVLPECELADGPWYPATPMQQGLWVLDRDELLRPTQLVPSVVEFTGTVDHPLLVSAVRRALGRHPSLRARFRLDLKHRRVEYSTHEEPADAGFLDAAAEGWTEDEIDRLVRALCGTPFDLATEAPARAEVIRIGADRTLLVLTSHHIVFDGLSRTMLLEEIFTVYRAGLAGVEPELSSPPHPASVVATPSAQDVAAQVEEVVERLRGAPTEVPLPFERSGTAKEETSLLGTTITTGLDPERTAGALAVASEEGCTTFMLGVALLAGTLARRSTQRDFLIAFAWPGRDHPDAADVIGMFITTVVLRVSLEPDTTWRELLGNARISSMEAFMDSDVPLDAISAELNPDRNALWPPLTPVLLNLDDAPHAPELAPGVTGRLRPLDPLYIKYDLALFVRVEDGADGRRLELSLDYPADVSDHSTVSAFLSDLRRSAADLATSPEETVLEQSIDAIDLDDPAQRLDLVRSIWQEVLQSDDIEDDVSFFESGGDSLLLVVLVERLSQASGRMLRTVDLFRSATVRGQADLLAAPSTEPREAAAPADGRLGMLDAARNRRATEEAV
- a CDS encoding cytochrome P450, with amino-acid sequence MNRTRTKAPSLSLPDGAGAPEWDEGLECWVVADPGLARQILNHTGFTSGTFERSFQLYMTEASREEYRELTDFLRLWFVQTDAPEHAALRRPVQRIMSASYVRSLAPRIEEITEECLDDLAAARPHDVMPTVADGISGKVMAHVVGVGEQPAVLHRWSRALSLFIGAMYRRDHAEGAHTAMEEMAEALSRASAPAAFPRDTPLDRARTTATWAMNLFGGLETTASLLGSVILTALGDKAVWDAVREEREGAVEALVESVLVARPPLRHLGRVVAYDQEVGGSRLKEGDLVLVSLTGDGLLTEGEPATPATGCPVTGAAAVSGTDEGAGRPEQHLVFGHGPHYCVGAPLARLEAAVLLRRFAKRFPDARLAGEAAVWGPNLSYVGLDHLYVDLGV
- a CDS encoding type I polyketide synthase; amino-acid sequence: MPTENAVAVVGMACRLPGADDTDRYWAALTGGVDGISRFTPKWLLAQGADPEYVRRENFVPAMGVITGSRRFDWPYFRYSRAEAAAMDPQQRVFLECATTAVDDAGIDPTRFPGRIGVYAGADRVGRRADGSLSELALYIGQEKDFLATRVAYKLGLRGPALTVQTACSTSLTAVHLAARALAGGECDAALAGGVTVMPRGEWGYLFEQGGILSPDGRCRPFDEQAGGTVPAEGVAVVVLKRLADALRDGDRIAGVIAGTAINNDGSDKMAYTAPSVPGQSEVIRAAQRIAGIDPADIDYVEAHGTATRLGDPIEVEALTDVFRDSAGTTGQCLLGAVKGNIGHTGVVAGVAGLIKTVLMLERGQIVPTAHFTGPNPLLELETSPFRIAAANEPWPDRGTRLAAVSSFGVGGTNAHVLLQGAPSRAPRKGRPGFRPLTLSAASPDALGRLAGALADRLEAAAPGKAAPTLAEVSRTLAERRVHRHRKALVAADPAAAARLLRGAAQPGPPPRKLGKVAFLFPGQGTLRHGAGTAAYQLLPGFRAEFDEIRKGVRDAHDIDLTPVVTDPADQDWFADTVHQQLGLFALGYAFGRQLQAWNIRPAAMLGNSIGEYVAAALAGVWAPQDAADLVHRRARAMWDTEPGRMVSVAASADEVVPRLPGDGEVTVAVEATGSVVLSGPEAAMTELLAGDRLAGLGTTLIHTRRAFHSKAMDGAAEEVRAAISSMPVRPPRQPLISGTTGRRADPQEVTDPGYWAAQLRRPVLLGEAMSTLLGSGCTTYVELGPGSSMIGGLRRTPGWDSSFTAVPLTSRREDPAEAGLLRALATLWELGADRALEDVLDTAPGAGEERPSRCSLPGYQFLGEDPEQADEALPPAPVAPRAPASVSAPSPASSPARRPDTRAVLAELWCRTLGVPVALDDDSFFALGGESLMAVTLTAQVRELTGCVLSVTDFSRAPSFGRLVETVERQSPARPAPAATGTLPVPGVATLAEGGPGRPVFLVADATGTALPYRELAALLAPLAEDRPVLGLEDPGGPRTRTIPAIAADHVTALLRTQPEGPYTLGGWSFGAVVAHEMAYRLARLGKRVDLLVCLDGFVPDTGGLPVSFAPEFLRAGLRSQAEALLGIGPMGRRLGRSTALRRQFVANQATLLRYRPRPVACPVVLFKASSGPAEADRLRGRLSGLYGDGIRVEPVGGDHWSMLTGPYAGDLALKLAHALPAEASAEQGKR
- a CDS encoding acyl carrier protein, with protein sequence MTGDTDFFMVGGNSLGAVRLMRRLKAELGVSVRLRDFLLAPTPDGLRALVEKAGAE